One window from the genome of Diabrotica virgifera virgifera chromosome 6, PGI_DIABVI_V3a encodes:
- the LOC126887268 gene encoding zinc finger protein 239-like isoform X1: protein MMKISEHSSDEEDLGRYIKEKTIRKNMKVQAGNGPYTCAIFLTPFTAACTLKSHMMTHTDEKPYKCDTCLKQFSAPSALKSHMVTHTGEKPYKCEICLKQFTQASNLKSHMTTHTGEKSYKCKICFKRFAQASHLKSHVMTHTGEKPYKCDTCLKQFSAPSALKSHMVTHTGEKPYKCEICLKQFTQASNLKSHMTTHTGENSYKCKICFKRFAQASHLKSHVMTHTGEKPYKCDICFKRFTQACLLKSHMMTHTGEKPYKCEICRKQFTRAGHFKSHIMTHTGVNLHRCEICLKQFTAANNLKRHLRIHTGEKPYKCEICFKQLTRADHLKSHMMTHTGKSLTDVKFV, encoded by the coding sequence ATGATGAAAATATCTGAACATTCATCTGATGAAGAAGATTTGGGTAGATACATTAAAGAAAAAACAATACGTAAAAATATGAAAGTTCAAGCTGGAAATGGACCTTACACATGTGCAATTTTTTTAACACCATTCACTGCAGCATGTACCCTGAAATCACATATGATGACTCACACTGatgaaaagccttataagtgtgataCTTGTTTGAAACAGTTTAGTGCACCAAGTGCTTTGAAATCACATATGGtgactcacactggagaaaagccttacaagtgcgagatttgtCTGAAGCAGTTTACTCAAGCCAGTAATTTGAAATCACACATGACaactcacactggagaaaagtcttacaaatgtaaaatttgttttaagcggtTTGCTCAAGCTAGTCATTTGAAATCACATGTAATGACACACAcaggagaaaagccttataagtgtgataCTTGTTTGAAACAGTTTAGTGCACCAAGTGCTTTGAAATCACATATGGtgactcacactggagaaaagccttacaagtgcgagatttgtCTTAAGCAGTTTACTCAAGCCAGTAATTTGAAATCACACATGACaactcacactggagaaaattcttacaaatgtaaaatttgttttaagcggtTTGCTCAAGCTAGTCATTTGAAATCACATGTAATGACTCACAcaggagaaaagccttataagtgtgatatttgttttaagcGGTTTACTCAAGCCTGTCTTTTGAAATCACACatgatgactcacactggagaaaaaccttacaagtgcgagatttgtCGTAAGCAATTTACTCGAGCCGGTCATTTTAAATCACATATCATGACTCACACTGGAGTAAATCTTCACagatgtgaaatttgtttgaagcagtttactgcggcaaataatttgaaaagacacttgagaatacacactggagaaaagccttacaagtgcgaaatctgttttaagcagcTTACTCGAGCCGACCATTTGAAATCACATATGATGACTCACACTGGAAAAAGCCTCACAGATGTGAAATTTGTGTGA